The following are from one region of the Hymenobacter sp. YIM 151858-1 genome:
- a CDS encoding bifunctional heptose 7-phosphate kinase/heptose 1-phosphate adenyltransferase produces the protein MPAAALSSSATLTDLFAAFNDLTVLIVGDVMVDAYVWGKAGRLSPEAPVPIVNVTRTEQRLGGAANVALNVQALGATPLLCAVIGDDAGGDQLLHLLHERHLPADGLVRSAERPTTVKQRILAHGQHLLRIDSEVETDLTTTEDAALTEAYEQLLDRADVVIFEDYDKGVLNAERIANFIALARQKGVPTVVDPKKRNFLAYRGCTLFKPNLKELREGLKLEFADGDNAGLEHAVAVLRQHLAPEMVLVTLSERGVFCDAMSGPVYLPAHVRAISDVSGAGDTVISIAALCVALGTSPEAMAALANLGGGLVCEQVGVVPIEKGRLLQEAEAAEVL, from the coding sequence ATGCCTGCAGCCGCTTTGTCGTCGTCCGCCACGCTTACCGATCTTTTTGCCGCTTTCAACGACCTGACCGTGCTCATCGTGGGCGACGTGATGGTGGATGCCTACGTGTGGGGCAAAGCCGGGCGCCTGTCGCCGGAGGCCCCCGTGCCCATCGTGAACGTGACGCGCACCGAGCAGCGCCTGGGCGGAGCGGCCAACGTGGCCCTGAACGTGCAAGCCCTAGGTGCCACGCCGCTGCTGTGCGCCGTGATTGGCGACGATGCCGGCGGCGACCAGCTACTGCACCTGCTGCACGAGCGGCACCTGCCCGCCGATGGCCTGGTGCGCAGCGCCGAGCGGCCCACCACGGTAAAGCAGCGCATCCTGGCCCACGGCCAGCACCTGCTCCGCATCGACTCGGAAGTTGAAACCGACCTGACTACCACCGAAGACGCCGCCCTGACCGAAGCCTACGAACAATTGCTCGACCGCGCCGATGTGGTCATCTTCGAAGACTACGACAAAGGGGTATTGAACGCCGAACGCATTGCCAACTTCATTGCGCTTGCACGCCAGAAGGGCGTACCCACCGTCGTCGACCCGAAAAAGCGCAACTTCCTGGCTTACCGCGGCTGCACGCTCTTCAAGCCCAACCTGAAAGAGCTGCGCGAAGGCCTGAAGCTGGAGTTTGCCGACGGCGACAACGCGGGCCTCGAACACGCCGTTGCGGTGCTGCGCCAGCACCTCGCGCCCGAAATGGTGCTGGTTACGTTGTCGGAGCGCGGCGTTTTCTGCGATGCTATGTCGGGCCCGGTGTACCTGCCCGCCCACGTGCGCGCCATTTCCGATGTTTCGGGTGCCGGCGACACGGTAATCAGCATTGCCGCGCTGTGCGTAGCCCTCGGCACCAGCCCCGAGGCCATGGCCGCCCTGGCCAACCTAGGCGGTGGTTTGGTGTGCGAGCAAGTGGGCGTAGTGCCAATTGAGAAAGGTCGACTGCTGCAAGAAGCTGAAGCTGCCGAAGTGCTGTAA